A genomic window from Polaribacter gangjinensis includes:
- a CDS encoding SOS response-associated peptidase gives MFEWIEFKGSLHHHVKQTSTPKAMSQRFDAEIASGSLFVPQEQLNGFSFPLLPVITQQDPSLIQSFAWGLIPGWAKNEDIKKMTLNAKIETLHEKPAFKDVLTQRCLVIANGFYEWQWLDSKGKNKVKYEIGLENEALFAFAGLYSHWVDAHTGTLKSTCTIITTAANELMASIHNIKKRMPVILQPKDEQAWLHQASITGFAYPYQVPLVAKAMNEHYRLF, from the coding sequence ATTTTTGAATGGATCGAATTTAAGGGAAGCTTACACCACCACGTAAAACAAACCTCAACCCCCAAAGCCATGTCACAGCGCTTTGATGCCGAAATAGCATCGGGTTCGTTGTTTGTTCCTCAAGAACAACTCAATGGGTTTAGCTTTCCGTTGTTGCCTGTGATTACCCAACAAGACCCTTCGTTGATTCAGTCTTTTGCTTGGGGCTTGATCCCTGGATGGGCAAAAAACGAGGATATCAAAAAAATGACCTTGAATGCCAAAATAGAAACCTTGCACGAAAAACCTGCTTTTAAAGACGTGCTTACCCAACGTTGTTTGGTCATCGCCAATGGTTTTTACGAATGGCAATGGCTAGATAGCAAAGGGAAAAACAAGGTGAAATATGAAATTGGCCTAGAAAACGAAGCCCTATTTGCCTTTGCGGGTTTGTACTCGCATTGGGTTGATGCGCACACAGGTACGCTCAAAAGCACGTGTACCATAATTACCACAGCTGCCAACGAATTGATGGCGAGCATACACAACATCAAAAAAAGAATGCCTGTTATTTTGCAGCCAAAAGACGAGCAGGCATGGCTACACCAAGCTTCTATTACTGGCTTTGCGTATCCGTATCAAGTGCCGCTGGTTGCCAAAGCTATGAACGAACATTACCGATTGTTTTGA
- a CDS encoding IS3 family transposase (programmed frameshift) has protein sequence MKTTQFTENQIVAMLKQQEQGVKVTDIARANGISDKTFYRWKSKYGGMDATELKRIKELEAENSKLKRMYADLALMNQALKDVIEKKPLTLCEKKELVTYITSNYAISERKACKIVTVPRSSFSYKAVVKQDDVFIKQLDLLVQKHVTIGFWQSYHRIRKSGTLVNHKKLYRIYTSMKLNIRRRSKKRLPARVKQQLFQPTQMNEVWSIDFMSDSLWNGRRIRLLNVIDDYNREVLMIETDTSLPTLRVIRCLAQIGERRGLPKMIRVDNGPEFISAKLDSWCKENEIKLIFIQPGEPTQNAFIERLNGTFRRDILNAYVFKSIQEVKDISQEWINDYNYNRPHKSLKNKSPIEYRLNE, from the exons ATGAAGACAACCCAATTTACCGAAAACCAGATTGTTGCCATGTTAAAACAACAAGAGCAAGGAGTTAAAGTTACCGATATTGCCAGAGCCAATGGTATATCCGACAAAACGTTTTATCGTTGGAAAAGCAAATATGGAGGTATGGATGCCACAGAACTAAAACGCATAAAAGAACTAGAAGCAGAGAATTCAAAGCTCAAAAGAATGTATGCCGATTTAGCACTGATGAATCAAGCATTAAAAGATGTGATTGAAAAAAAGC CTTTAACGCTTTGCGAGAAAAAAGAACTAGTCACTTACATCACAAGTAATTATGCTATAAGTGAACGTAAAGCGTGTAAAATAGTCACAGTTCCTAGAAGTAGCTTCAGTTACAAGGCGGTTGTTAAGCAAGATGATGTATTTATAAAACAACTTGATTTGCTGGTACAAAAACATGTAACCATTGGTTTTTGGCAAAGTTATCATCGCATACGAAAGTCAGGAACTCTTGTTAATCACAAAAAATTATATCGCATTTATACATCCATGAAATTAAATATAAGAAGACGTTCCAAGAAAAGATTACCTGCAAGAGTCAAACAACAACTATTTCAGCCAACGCAAATGAACGAAGTTTGGAGTATTGATTTTATGAGTGATTCTCTGTGGAATGGTAGAAGAATCCGATTATTAAACGTTATAGATGATTATAATAGAGAAGTATTGATGATTGAAACAGATACCTCATTACCAACACTAAGAGTTATTAGATGCTTAGCCCAAATAGGCGAACGTAGAGGATTACCAAAAATGATTAGGGTTGATAATGGTCCCGAATTTATAAGTGCAAAACTCGATAGTTGGTGCAAAGAAAATGAGATTAAACTCATATTTATCCAACCAGGAGAACCAACACAAAATGCTTTTATTGAAAGATTAAACGGGACTTTTAGAAGAGATATACTCAATGCTTACGTGTTTAAATCTATCCAAGAAGTAAAAGATATAAGCCAAGAGTGGATAAACGATTATAATTACAATAGACCACATAAATCACTTAAAAATAAATCACCAATTGAATACAGATTAAATGAATAA
- a CDS encoding DEAD/DEAH box helicase, giving the protein MELKSYQRKVIENLEEYLGYVQEHKSLAKAFNQYWEDKIGPYNPLDGTGMESYKNNIPNAAHVCVKVPTAGGKTFIAVNALHSIFSAYDSAKPKAVIWLVPWSNLLQQTVNTLSNPEHPYRQKLNSLFNNRVEIYQKADLLQGSNFNPTVVRDQLSIFVMSFASLRANNKEDRKVFQENGQLEAFVSQYKNSEHILSGVDDTALINVLRYLNPVLVVDESHNAESDLSVDMLKNLNPSFILDLTATPKANSNIVSLVPAIELKKEHMVKLPVIVYNNHDKTEVINNALHLQRKLENLAKKQESEGGKYIRPIVLFQAQPKTKDDNTTFEKLKEQLLGLGIPESHIKIKTANIDELKGIDLMSKECEVRYIITINALKEGWDCPFAYILASLADKSSSVDVEQILGRVLRQPYVQKHKSFQLNLSYVLTASAKFNETLQSIVKGLQESGFSEKDYRKVDKMTEEEKKTVTTDPVESFLFPEQQVEEQDETIDKNRVTFDPNVDEEETVTTSVITEIETIAEEQNRKLEEQIKEQEKQPVYSTIFQEMGTKVKRYKVKDSNKDFIDKIEFPQFFIKVTASDIFGTEEEFLNRESLLKDFKLSDEDIKIDFDQISSDLYKIDLEESKKNEYRPSFTKIEDSMVKDPIAEYILAKPKDNQITDITHQMMQIIGNMYPIPDQEIKVYIGRILKSMNTEQLRDILVRKWSYTDKIKGKIRQLSDSYAEGRFMDLLKSKKINTKANWKLGNEIVPGNTGSSIGNSLYEREGSMNGFEERVAMEIGTSSNVAFWHRNLERGKGFYINGFKANHYPDFIMQTKSGKTILIETKGDHLDGSDSEAKCRLGNEWERQAGQEFAYFMVFDKKEIKGAYTLDKAKELISKM; this is encoded by the coding sequence ATGGAATTAAAAAGTTATCAGCGAAAAGTAATTGAGAATTTGGAAGAATACTTGGGTTATGTTCAAGAGCATAAAAGTTTAGCCAAAGCATTTAACCAATATTGGGAAGACAAAATTGGACCTTACAATCCATTGGATGGCACAGGAATGGAATCCTATAAAAATAACATTCCAAATGCAGCCCACGTCTGCGTGAAAGTGCCAACGGCAGGCGGCAAAACTTTTATTGCCGTTAATGCATTGCATAGCATTTTTTCAGCTTACGATTCCGCAAAACCCAAAGCTGTAATTTGGTTAGTACCTTGGAGTAATTTATTACAACAAACGGTAAATACGCTTTCCAATCCAGAACATCCTTATCGTCAAAAACTGAATTCCCTTTTTAATAACCGAGTTGAAATTTATCAAAAAGCAGATTTATTACAGGGTTCAAACTTCAATCCAACAGTTGTCAGAGACCAGTTGAGTATTTTTGTAATGAGTTTTGCCAGTTTAAGAGCAAACAACAAAGAAGATAGAAAGGTATTTCAAGAAAATGGACAGTTGGAAGCCTTTGTGTCCCAATACAAAAACAGCGAGCATATTCTGAGTGGTGTAGATGATACAGCGTTAATTAATGTGTTGCGTTACCTCAATCCTGTCTTGGTAGTGGATGAAAGCCACAACGCAGAAAGTGATTTGAGTGTAGATATGCTCAAAAACTTGAATCCGTCATTCATTTTAGACTTAACAGCTACACCAAAAGCCAATAGCAATATAGTAAGTCTTGTTCCTGCCATTGAACTAAAAAAGGAACATATGGTAAAACTTCCTGTAATCGTGTATAACAACCACGATAAAACGGAAGTAATAAACAATGCTTTGCATTTACAACGAAAATTAGAGAATCTTGCTAAAAAGCAAGAATCCGAAGGCGGTAAATACATTCGTCCGATTGTACTTTTTCAAGCACAACCCAAAACCAAAGACGATAACACAACTTTTGAAAAACTGAAAGAACAATTGTTAGGTTTAGGTATTCCAGAAAGTCATATCAAAATCAAAACTGCCAATATTGACGAGTTGAAAGGTATAGATTTAATGAGCAAGGAATGTGAAGTTCGTTACATCATTACCATCAACGCATTAAAAGAAGGTTGGGATTGTCCGTTTGCATACATTTTGGCATCATTAGCAGACAAATCAAGTTCGGTTGATGTAGAACAAATTTTAGGTCGTGTTTTACGACAGCCTTATGTTCAAAAGCATAAATCATTTCAATTAAACCTTTCTTATGTTCTCACGGCTTCTGCCAAGTTCAACGAAACCTTACAAAGTATTGTAAAAGGGTTACAAGAATCAGGTTTCAGCGAAAAAGATTATCGCAAAGTCGATAAAATGACCGAAGAAGAAAAGAAAACAGTTACAACAGACCCAGTTGAATCTTTTCTTTTCCCAGAACAACAAGTTGAAGAACAAGATGAAACGATAGACAAAAATAGAGTAACGTTTGACCCAAATGTAGACGAAGAAGAAACGGTAACAACTTCGGTAATTACAGAAATTGAAACCATTGCAGAAGAACAAAACCGAAAATTAGAGGAACAAATAAAAGAACAGGAAAAACAACCTGTTTACTCAACTATATTTCAAGAAATGGGTACAAAAGTAAAACGTTATAAAGTTAAGGATTCCAATAAGGATTTCATTGACAAAATTGAGTTTCCGCAATTCTTCATTAAAGTAACAGCAAGCGACATTTTCGGCACAGAAGAAGAATTTCTTAATCGTGAATCCTTGCTAAAAGATTTTAAACTTTCAGACGAAGACATCAAAATTGACTTTGACCAGATTTCGTCTGACTTATACAAAATAGACTTAGAAGAATCTAAAAAGAACGAATACAGACCATCTTTTACCAAAATTGAAGATAGTATGGTAAAAGACCCAATCGCAGAATACATTTTAGCTAAACCTAAAGACAATCAAATAACAGACATCACACATCAAATGATGCAGATTATAGGAAATATGTACCCAATTCCCGACCAAGAAATTAAGGTTTATATTGGACGTATTTTGAAAAGTATGAACACCGAACAACTTCGAGATATACTGGTAAGGAAATGGAGCTATACGGATAAAATAAAAGGTAAAATCCGCCAATTGTCTGACTCGTATGCAGAAGGTCGTTTTATGGACTTACTAAAATCTAAAAAAATAAACACCAAAGCAAATTGGAAATTAGGCAACGAAATTGTGCCAGGTAATACAGGTTCATCCATTGGAAATTCACTTTACGAAAGAGAAGGCTCAATGAATGGATTTGAAGAACGAGTTGCAATGGAAATCGGAACTTCCTCTAATGTTGCATTTTGGCATAGAAACCTAGAACGTGGTAAAGGATTTTACATCAACGGATTTAAAGCCAACCACTACCCTGATTTTATAATGCAGACAAAATCGGGAAAGACGATTTTAATAGAAACCAAAGGAGACCATTTAGACGGTTCAGACAGTGAGGCAAAATGCAGATTAGGTAACGAATGGGAACGACAAGCAGGACAAGAATTTGCCTATTTTATGGTATTTGACAAGAAAGAAATTAAAGGAGCATACACGTTGGACAAAGCAAAGGAATTGATAAGTAAAATGTAA
- a CDS encoding Fic family protein: MNESNIHHSSFIIENLPPKIDSESVTILKQLNRASRALGQLKGEVSKIPNSQILLDTLTLQEAKDSNEIENIVTTDDEMYQASIDETVASVTAKEALNYSKAIKLGLEIVRNKGLLTVNDIKRIQELISPNHPIRKIPGTVLKNPKTQEVVYTPPQHYYEIQSLLDNLERYINVPDFHDIDALIKMPIIHFQFESIHPFLDGNGRTGRLLNILYLVQQGLLDIPVLYLSSYIIKNKSDYYRLLQEVRTKGSWEEWIVWMLKGVELTAKETIVVVNKIKLLMDDYKKEIRSNYSFYSHDLINILFKHPYSKISFLEKELRVHRHTATLYLNELAKAKMLTKVKIGRSNYYINEPLLKILKER, encoded by the coding sequence ATGAACGAATCCAACATTCATCATTCATCATTCATCATTGAGAATCTACCACCTAAAATAGATTCTGAGTCTGTAACTATATTAAAACAATTGAATAGGGCTTCACGAGCACTAGGTCAACTTAAAGGAGAGGTTTCTAAAATTCCAAATTCTCAAATATTGCTTGATACGCTTACGCTTCAAGAAGCAAAAGACAGTAACGAAATTGAGAATATTGTAACTACAGATGATGAAATGTACCAAGCCAGCATTGATGAAACGGTGGCTTCGGTTACGGCAAAAGAGGCGCTTAACTATTCCAAGGCTATAAAATTAGGATTGGAGATTGTTAGAAATAAAGGATTGCTAACAGTCAATGATATAAAACGTATTCAAGAATTAATTTCACCTAATCATCCAATTCGGAAAATACCGGGAACTGTTTTAAAAAATCCTAAAACGCAAGAAGTTGTTTACACACCTCCGCAACATTATTATGAAATTCAAAGTTTACTCGATAATTTGGAGCGTTACATTAACGTGCCAGATTTTCACGATATAGATGCTTTGATAAAAATGCCTATCATCCATTTTCAGTTTGAGAGTATTCATCCTTTTTTAGACGGCAATGGCAGAACGGGGCGTTTGTTAAATATTCTATACTTGGTGCAACAAGGCTTGTTAGATATTCCTGTTCTGTATCTAAGTAGTTACATCATTAAAAATAAAAGCGATTATTACCGCTTATTACAAGAAGTTCGTACAAAAGGAAGTTGGGAAGAATGGATTGTGTGGATGTTGAAAGGCGTTGAACTTACTGCTAAAGAAACCATTGTAGTGGTAAATAAAATAAAACTGCTAATGGACGACTACAAAAAAGAAATCCGAAGCAATTATAGTTTCTATAGCCACGATTTAATCAATATCCTTTTTAAGCACCCTTATTCTAAAATCAGTTTTTTAGAAAAAGAATTAAGGGTGCACAGGCATACAGCAACCTTGTATTTAAATGAATTGGCAAAAGCAAAAATGCTCACAAAAGTTAAAATTGGGCGGAGTAATTATTATATCAATGAACCGCTCTTGAAAATATTGAAAGAAAGATAA
- a CDS encoding four helix bundle protein, producing the protein MKKRENILLDKSFAFAIRIVNLYKFLLAEKKEFVMSKQLLRSGTAVGALVREAQNAESKADFIHKLGIAQKECDESIYWLELLKETEFINQSEFESICGNANELLKILKSSILTVKQNLKK; encoded by the coding sequence ATGAAAAAAAGAGAAAACATATTACTCGACAAGTCTTTTGCTTTTGCAATAAGGATTGTTAATCTCTACAAGTTTCTATTAGCAGAGAAAAAAGAGTTTGTAATGAGTAAGCAACTATTACGAAGTGGAACAGCCGTTGGAGCATTAGTTCGTGAAGCTCAAAATGCAGAGAGCAAAGCAGACTTTATCCATAAACTTGGAATTGCTCAAAAAGAATGTGATGAATCCATTTATTGGCTTGAACTTTTAAAAGAAACTGAGTTTATCAATCAAAGTGAATTTGAAAGTATTTGCGGAAATGCAAATGAACTTTTGAAAATCCTAAAAAGCTCAATTCTAACTGTAAAACAAAATTTGAAAAAATGA
- a CDS encoding site-specific DNA-methyltransferase → MPTLNWIGKEKVVSHHQDVPYRVLEHKYGFTADNGEQTEPTNSGNKIINGDNLEALKSLLPEYEGKVKCIYIDPPYNTGNENWVYNDNVNHPKIKKWLGEVVGKDGEDLTRHDKWLCMMYPRLKLLHKLLADDGAIFISIDDNEQANLKLICDEIFGVRNFLSNIVWERSDSPRMDAQFYSTKHEYILNYSKNIAVFNISRLKLDNENLPKHYNKRSSDGKAYYLKSLRAMGSGDDTREARPTMFYSIKAPNGEDVYPLKQDGSEGRWRWKKDTYEKQKDRIEFIKSNNGWSVYTRIFAENSERPAETLWNHTDVGSNRTSKKTIKEIFSNSSTFDFPKPFQLIKRMLELSTEKDSIILDSFAGSGTTAHAVLNLNEQDNGNRKFILVEMEDYANDITAERVKRVTKGYGTGAKAVAGTGGAFDFYELGLPLFDENLNLNEKVGLAKIREYIWFSETRTSFKEPNKEPYFLGKKDESAYYFIYEKDRLTTLDFDALELIKTKGEQYVIYADNCLLPKDFMAKKNIIFKKIPRDITRF, encoded by the coding sequence ATGCCAACACTCAATTGGATAGGAAAAGAAAAAGTGGTGAGCCACCACCAAGATGTACCATACAGGGTTTTGGAACACAAATATGGTTTTACAGCAGATAATGGCGAACAAACCGAACCAACCAACAGCGGAAACAAAATCATAAACGGTGACAACCTTGAAGCCTTAAAAAGTTTGTTGCCCGAATACGAAGGAAAAGTAAAGTGCATCTATATTGACCCACCGTACAATACAGGCAATGAAAATTGGGTGTATAACGACAATGTAAACCACCCGAAAATAAAAAAATGGTTAGGCGAAGTGGTAGGCAAAGATGGCGAAGACCTTACACGCCATGATAAATGGTTGTGTATGATGTACCCACGATTGAAATTACTTCATAAACTTTTGGCAGATGATGGGGCTATTTTTATAAGTATTGATGATAATGAACAAGCTAATTTAAAATTGATTTGTGATGAGATTTTTGGGGTTAGGAATTTTCTTTCAAATATTGTTTGGGAAAGATCTGATAGCCCAAGAATGGATGCTCAATTTTACTCAACTAAGCACGAGTATATACTAAATTATTCCAAAAATATTGCAGTTTTTAATATTTCTAGACTTAAATTAGATAATGAGAATTTACCTAAACATTATAATAAAAGAAGTTCTGATGGTAAGGCTTACTATTTAAAATCTTTAAGAGCAATGGGGAGTGGAGATGATACAAGAGAAGCTCGTCCAACAATGTTTTACTCAATAAAAGCCCCTAATGGAGAAGATGTTTATCCTCTAAAACAGGATGGTTCCGAAGGTAGATGGAGATGGAAAAAAGATACTTATGAAAAACAAAAAGATAGAATTGAATTTATTAAAAGCAATAATGGGTGGTCTGTTTATACAAGAATTTTTGCTGAAAACTCTGAACGACCAGCAGAAACGTTGTGGAATCATACAGACGTAGGTAGTAATAGAACTTCAAAAAAAACAATTAAAGAAATATTTTCTAACTCTTCGACTTTTGACTTTCCGAAGCCATTCCAATTAATCAAAAGAATGCTTGAATTATCAACCGAAAAAGATTCAATTATCCTAGACTCATTCGCAGGTTCAGGAACAACTGCCCACGCAGTATTGAACTTGAATGAACAAGACAATGGCAATCGAAAATTCATTTTAGTTGAAATGGAAGATTACGCCAATGATATTACAGCAGAAAGAGTAAAGCGAGTAACCAAAGGATATGGTACAGGAGCAAAAGCAGTAGCAGGAACAGGCGGAGCATTTGACTTTTACGAACTCGGCTTACCATTATTTGATGAAAACCTAAACCTAAACGAGAAAGTTGGCTTGGCAAAAATCAGAGAATACATTTGGTTTTCGGAAACTCGAACTTCATTTAAAGAGCCAAACAAAGAACCTTATTTTTTAGGCAAAAAAGATGAATCGGCATATTATTTCATTTACGAAAAAGACAGACTAACCACATTAGATTTTGATGCTTTGGAACTCATCAAAACCAAAGGCGAGCAATATGTAATCTATGCCGACAATTGTTTGTTGCCAAAGGATTTTATGGCAAAGAAGAACATCATTTTCAAAAAAATACCAAGAGACATCACACGGTTTTAG
- a CDS encoding 5'-nucleotidase has protein sequence MPVDFSKILVVGVSSRALFNLEEEEQIFREKNIRGFREYQLANEDKLLEKGTAFPLVEALLKLNTHVDKKNPIVEVVVMSRNSPETGVRVLKAIEHYKLPITRWAFSGGEPLAPFIDAFDIDLFLSRDESDVQKIADTANCATALIYDPPQNFEPETDRVKFAFDADAVVFSEESEIIYKTKDIDAFHKHEKENEDVPLNDGPFAVLLRKLSDIQDFLPVEKELSPLRIAIVTARNAPSHMRVIKTLRHWNVYVDEAYFMGGLPKEKVLEAFGAHIFFDDQHTHLSDSSKKIPCGRVLYKTNSILKNYEKEIIVEPKKIKEN, from the coding sequence ATGCCAGTAGACTTTTCAAAAATATTAGTGGTTGGTGTTTCTTCGAGAGCACTTTTCAATCTCGAAGAAGAAGAACAGATTTTTAGAGAAAAAAATATTCGTGGATTTCGGGAATACCAATTGGCTAATGAAGACAAACTACTTGAAAAAGGAACTGCATTTCCATTGGTTGAAGCTTTGCTAAAACTAAATACACACGTTGACAAGAAAAACCCAATCGTTGAAGTTGTAGTAATGTCAAGAAACAGCCCCGAAACAGGAGTAAGAGTTTTAAAAGCAATTGAACACTATAAACTTCCAATAACAAGATGGGCATTTTCAGGTGGCGAACCACTTGCCCCTTTCATTGATGCTTTTGATATTGACTTATTTCTTTCTCGTGACGAAAGTGACGTTCAAAAAATTGCTGACACAGCAAATTGTGCAACTGCATTAATATACGACCCACCACAAAATTTTGAGCCTGAAACGGACAGAGTAAAATTTGCTTTTGATGCAGATGCAGTTGTGTTTTCAGAAGAATCTGAAATCATTTACAAGACCAAAGATATTGACGCATTTCATAAACACGAGAAGGAAAATGAAGATGTGCCTTTGAATGATGGCCCTTTTGCAGTACTACTAAGAAAACTATCCGATATTCAAGACTTCCTGCCCGTTGAAAAGGAACTTTCACCTTTACGTATTGCAATAGTTACAGCTCGAAATGCACCAAGCCATATGCGAGTAATCAAAACGCTAAGACATTGGAATGTTTACGTTGATGAAGCTTACTTTATGGGCGGACTGCCAAAAGAAAAAGTTTTAGAAGCATTTGGTGCTCATATCTTTTTTGACGACCAACATACTCATTTAAGTGATTCAAGTAAAAAGATTCCTTGCGGACGAGTATTGTATAAAACCAATTCCATTCTCAAAAATTATGAGAAGGAAATTATTGTAGAACCGAAGAAAATAAAAGAAAACTAA
- a CDS encoding helix-turn-helix domain-containing protein, protein MNRIKEVLEQKGIKQTWLAEKLGKSYNMVNAYAQNRQQPRLETLMEIAEILDIDVKELIISNKEK, encoded by the coding sequence ATGAACAGAATTAAAGAAGTGTTGGAACAGAAAGGAATTAAGCAGACTTGGTTGGCTGAAAAACTTGGGAAAAGCTACAATATGGTAAATGCTTATGCTCAAAACCGACAACAACCACGCTTGGAAACCTTAATGGAAATAGCTGAAATTTTGGACATTGACGTGAAAGAATTGATAATATCAAACAAAGAAAAATAG
- a CDS encoding HAD domain-containing protein, translated as MLLYLDIDGVMVPANSWRRPEILEDGFPEFSPKATRSLNRIISTSSADIVLTTSHKYKYTINEWKHIFRRRNITVNKITRLPRNTKHLNRKEELIHWFTTKQPKDHFIIIDDDKSLNSLPAFLKDKLIQTSGSVGLTDCLADEAIDKIKKLEYQVET; from the coding sequence ATGTTATTATACTTAGATATAGATGGAGTAATGGTTCCTGCTAACTCTTGGAGAAGACCTGAAATTTTAGAAGACGGCTTTCCTGAGTTTAGTCCAAAGGCAACAAGGTCACTTAATAGAATTATTTCTACTTCAAGTGCTGATATTGTATTGACCACCTCCCACAAGTATAAGTATACAATAAATGAGTGGAAACATATCTTTAGGAGAAGAAATATTACTGTTAATAAAATTACTAGACTTCCTAGGAATACGAAACATTTAAATAGAAAAGAAGAACTAATTCATTGGTTTACTACTAAACAACCAAAGGATCATTTCATTATAATAGATGACGATAAGTCTTTAAACTCATTACCAGCGTTTTTAAAAGATAAATTGATTCAAACAAGTGGTTCTGTGGGATTAACAGATTGTTTAGCTGATGAAGCTATCGATAAGATTAAAAAATTGGAATATCAAGTAGAGACATAA
- a CDS encoding GNAT family N-acetyltransferase, translating into MKIRKVNIQDIEKLKEIGKLTFAETFSSENSEENMKEYLENGFSTEKLTTELTDQNAEFYFAELDGKTIGYLKVNVGESQTEIKDKNALEIERIYVLKEFHGKKVGQILYDKAIELAKEKNVEYVWLGVWEQNPRAIRFYEKNGFKVFDKHIFKLGNDEQTDIMMKLKIE; encoded by the coding sequence ATGAAAATCAGAAAAGTAAATATTCAAGATATTGAAAAACTAAAAGAAATCGGAAAACTGACTTTTGCCGAAACTTTTTCCTCGGAAAACAGCGAGGAGAATATGAAAGAATATTTGGAAAACGGATTTTCAACGGAAAAACTGACTACGGAACTCACTGACCAAAACGCTGAATTTTACTTTGCGGAACTTGACGGAAAAACAATCGGATATTTAAAAGTAAACGTTGGAGAATCTCAAACCGAAATTAAAGACAAAAACGCACTCGAAATTGAACGGATTTACGTGCTAAAAGAATTTCACGGAAAAAAAGTCGGACAAATACTATATGACAAAGCCATTGAATTGGCGAAAGAAAAAAATGTGGAGTATGTTTGGTTGGGAGTTTGGGAGCAAAACCCAAGAGCAATCCGATTTTATGAAAAAAATGGATTTAAAGTTTTTGACAAACACATTTTCAAACTTGGAAACGATGAACAAACCGACATTATGATGAAACTAAAAATAGAATAA
- a CDS encoding DUF6252 family protein, whose protein sequence is MKNKILLVLSIFFLMNCSLFDFEPRTEIGKLPPITNTGRFNFGFLLNGNAVRVTNSQLMRAETRQDFFLLSFSKTIDGRLYSEESKRLEFILPKNDLEVGVNYDLSNSNIHKVIYTEFENYTIKCKYESKDIIKGNLILSNIDRKNYIISGTFEFEALNANCESIIVTNGRFDMYYFPY, encoded by the coding sequence ATGAAAAATAAAATTTTATTAGTTTTAAGTATATTCTTTTTGATGAATTGCTCTTTATTTGATTTTGAACCTAGAACAGAAATCGGAAAATTACCTCCAATAACAAATACTGGAAGATTTAATTTCGGTTTTTTACTTAATGGAAATGCAGTGAGAGTAACAAATTCGCAGTTAATGAGAGCTGAAACTCGACAAGATTTTTTTTTATTAAGCTTTTCAAAAACAATTGATGGCAGATTATATTCGGAAGAATCAAAAAGACTTGAATTTATTTTACCAAAAAATGATTTAGAAGTCGGAGTTAATTACGACTTGTCCAACTCTAATATTCATAAGGTTATATATACCGAATTTGAAAATTATACTATTAAGTGTAAATATGAATCGAAAGACATCATAAAAGGAAACTTAATTCTTTCTAATATTGATAGAAAAAATTATATAATTTCAGGAACTTTTGAATTTGAAGCATTGAATGCTAATTGTGAAAGTATAATAGTTACAAACGGAAGGTTTGACATGTATTATTTCCCTTATTAA
- a CDS encoding HU family DNA-binding protein: MRVKPVQKFNPQDAGADNKFYAQAVATGKIDLKRLAYLVSNQSSVREGDCYAVILSMVHNIMDELKQGKIVKLDRLGSFQLSVSSDGVATKEQVTGNIVKDIRINFRPDADMKGTLNTKTVKFTISDSLI, translated from the coding sequence ATGAGAGTAAAACCAGTACAAAAATTCAACCCGCAAGACGCGGGTGCAGATAATAAGTTTTACGCGCAAGCAGTAGCGACCGGTAAAATAGATTTAAAAAGATTGGCATACCTGGTATCCAATCAAAGTTCAGTAAGAGAAGGTGATTGTTATGCAGTCATCTTGTCGATGGTGCACAACATCATGGACGAACTCAAACAAGGCAAAATTGTCAAGTTGGATAGATTGGGTTCTTTTCAGCTGAGTGTAAGTTCAGATGGAGTGGCTACCAAAGAACAGGTAACAGGAAATATCGTAAAAGATATTCGTATCAACTTCCGTCCAGATGCAGACATGAAGGGTACCCTGAATACCAAAACAGTGAAATTCACCATTAGTGATTCGCTGATTTAG